The Jiangella sp. DSM 45060 genome contains the following window.
GTCGTGCATGCGGGTGGCCCGGGTGACGGCGACGGCGTCGGCGACCAGCCGCTCGTACAGCGTCAGGTCGACGTCGTACAGCGGCGCCCGCAGGCCGACGATGCCGCGCTCGGCCTCGTCGTCCTGGTAGCCGACCGCCAGCCGGCACAGCCGGTCGTGCACGCTGGTCGACAGCCGGGTGGTGCCGACGTTGTCGAACGGGTTCATCGACGCGACCACCCGGAAGGTCGGCAGCGCCGCCACGCGGCCCACCCGCGGCACCGCGATCTCGCGCTCCGCCATCGCCGTGAGCAGCGTGTTCAGCGTGTCCTCGGGCGCCCGGTTGAACTCCTCGACGTACAGGAAGCCGCCGCCGCGCATGGCCTCCAGCAGCGGCCCGTCGACGAAGTTCTCCGGACTGTAGTCCTCGCGCAGCACCCGGGCCGGGTTGTGGTGGCCGACCAGCTTGGCCGGCGTGAGGTCGGCGTTGCCCTCGACGAACACCAGGGGGATGCCCCACTCGGCGGTGATGGCCCGCAGCAGCGTGCTCTTGCTGGTGCCGGGCGGGCCCTCCAGCAGGAGGTCCCGCCCGGCGGCCACGGCAGCCAGGACGAGATCCAGCTCGCGGTCGCGGCCCACGAGGTGGGTGCGGACCCGGTCGCGGACCTGCGTCAGTGCCGTCATGTGGCCTCCTACTTGATGACGGCGCCGGCGTCGACCGGGAGCGCCACCCCGGTGATGTAGCGCGCCTCGTCCGACGCCAGGAACAGCAGCGCGTTGCTGATGTCCACCGGCTCGACCCACGGGATCGGCAACGCGTTCATCGCCTGCGATGCCGGAACGAAGTCGTCGCGGGTCGGGTTCTCCAGGTCCGGCCGGAACAGCCGGTAGGTGCCCTCGTTCTGGATCATCGGCGTGTCGACCTGCGTGGGGTGGATGCTGTTGACGCGGATCGAGTGCGGCGCCAGCTCCAGCGCCAGCGTCCGCATCAGCCCGACGACGCCGTGCTTGGCCGACACGTAGTGGGCGATGTTCTGGTACGCCTGCAGCCCGGCAGCCGAGCTCGTCAGCACGATCGACCCGCCCTCGCCCTGCTCGACCATCCGCGGGATCGCCACCTTGGTGGTGTGCCACACGCCGGTGAGGTTGATGTCGATCATGTCGCGCCAGAGGTCCTCGGACAGCTCGTGCGTCAGGTGCGGCTGGGTGCCGATGCCGGCGTTCGCGCTGACGATGTCCAGCCGGCCCAGCTGCGCGACGCCGTCGTCGACGGCCGCCTGGAGCGCGGCGAGGTCGCGCACGTCCGTCCTGGACGCCACGATGCGCCGGTCCAGCGCCTCGACCTGCGCCACCGTCTCGGCGAGGTCCTCCTCGGTGGCCGGCGCGTAGGGCAGGCCGGGCACGTCGTCGCAGAGATCGACGGCGATGATGTCGGCACCCTCCTGCGCCAGCCGCACCGCGTGGCTGCGGCCCTGGCCGCGCGCCGCACCGGTGATGAACGCGACCTTGCCCTCGACCCGTCCGGCCATGTCAGCGCCTCACTTCTTGTTCGTGAAGCCGGCGTCGACCGGCAGCGTGACGCCGGTGACGTAGCGGGCGTCGTCGGAGACCAGCCATAGGATCGCGTTGGAGATGTCGACGGCCTCGACCATCGGCACCGGCAGCGCGTTCGCCATCGCGTTGGACAGGCTCGGGTCCTGCGCCAGGAACTCCTGCATGACGTCGTTGACGACCATCGGCGTGTTGACGCCGGTCGGGTGGACGGTGTTCACCCGGATCGAGTGCTCGGCCAGCACGTTCGCGTACGAGCGCATGAGGCCGACGACGCCGTGCTTCGACGCGGTGTAGCCGAGACCGCCGGGCTGGCTGCCGCCGATACCGTTGATGCCGGCCGTCGAGCTGGTGAGCACGATCGCGCCGCCGCCGCGCTCGATCAGCGACTGCTTGGCCACCTCGACGGTGTTGTAGACGCCGGTGAGGTTCACCGCCACGACGTCGTCCCACTCGTTCGGCCGCACGGTGACGCCCATCGGCGCGATGCCGGCGTTGGCCAGCACGATGTCGACGCCGCCGAGCTGCGCGACGCCGGCGTCGAACGCGGCCTGCAGCCCGTCGCGGTCGCGGACGTCGGCCTCGGCGGCGACGATGCGCCGGTCCAGCGCCTCGACCTCGCTGACCGTCTCGGCCAGGTCCTCCGGCGTCGACATGGGGTACGAGACCGAGTCGATCTGCTTGCAGATGTCGACGGCGATGATGTCGGCGCCCTCCTGCGCCAGCCGCACCGCGTGGCTGCGGCCCTGGCCCCGTGCCGCACCGGTGATGAACGCGACCTTGCCCTCGAGCTTGCCCATCTCGCGACCTCCTCAGTACTGGGTGTTGCCGGCGTCGACGGTCATGGTGAGCGCGGTGACGTAGCGGGCCTCGTCGGAGGCCAGGAACAGCACGGCGTTGCTGATGTCGACCGGCTGGGTGATCTCGACCGGCAGGCTGTTGGTGAACATGCCGGCCAGGCGCGGGTGCTGTTCCAGCCACGCGCCGATCTGGGCCATCCCGTCGCCCGCGCCCATCGGCGTGTCGACGCCGGTGGGGTGGACGCTGTTGACCCTGATGTGGTGCTCGGCCAGTTCATGCGCGAACGCCCGCATGAGGCCGACGACGCCGTGCTTGGCGGCGACGTACGGGGTGAGGAACGGCAGCCCCTTGAGGCCGGCCGCGGAGCTGGTGAGGACGATCGACCCGCCGCCGGCGGCGACCAGGTGCGGCGCGGCCAGCTGGACGGTGTTCCAGACGCCGGTGAGGTTGATGTCGAGGGTGTCGCGGAAGACCTCCGGCGTCACCTCGTCCCACGGCGCCAGGATGCAGATGCCGGCGTTGGCCACGACGACGTCCAGCCGGCCCAGCTCGGCGACGCCCTCGTCGATCGCTGCCTTCAGGGCGTCGCGGTCGCGGACGTCGGCCTGACGGGCGACGATGCGGCGATCCAGCGCCTCGACGTCCTTGACGGTCTGTTCCAGGTCCTCCGGTGTGGCCGGTGGATACCCGATGCCGGGCACCGGCCCGCACAGGTCGATCGCGATGACGTCGGCGCCCTCCTGCGCCAGCCGGACCGCGTGGCTGCGGCCCTGACCGCGTGCCGCACCGGTGATGAACGCGACCTTGCCTTCGACACGCCCCATTGCGCGCCTCCTTCGGATGTCAGGTGCTGGTGGGCACCTCGCTGAGGTCCAGGCCCGCGAGCGGGCTCTCTTCGCACGCGCTGACCGGCGGCCGTTCGGGCCGGCGGAGCGCGATGGTGACGGGGACCGGACCGTGCCCGCGGCGGGCGCGGCTCGCGGGCGCGGTCCGGTGGGAGTGGTCGACGGCCGATTTCGGGGGGCGGACGTCGCCACGGGCCAGCAGCGCGTCGGCGCCGTAGCCCTGCACGCACTCGGGGTCCGGGCCGTCCAGCGGCAGCCCGGTGAAGAACTTCGCCGCCATGCAGCCGCCGCGGCAGGAGTCGAAGTGCTCGCACTTCGTGCAGGCGC
Protein-coding sequences here:
- a CDS encoding MoxR family ATPase, with translation MTALTQVRDRVRTHLVGRDRELDLVLAAVAAGRDLLLEGPPGTSKSTLLRAITAEWGIPLVFVEGNADLTPAKLVGHHNPARVLREDYSPENFVDGPLLEAMRGGGFLYVEEFNRAPEDTLNTLLTAMAEREIAVPRVGRVAALPTFRVVASMNPFDNVGTTRLSTSVHDRLCRLAVGYQDDEAERGIVGLRAPLYDVDLTLYERLVADAVAVTRATRMHDDLRQGSSVRGAIDLTLVAGQLLGLAGVASAADPGYPDVVFDAMVVALSGRIFLDETVETTPERVLRTIWEDHFVLQPAAAAPG
- a CDS encoding mycofactocin-coupled SDR family oxidoreductase, with protein sequence MAGRVEGKVAFITGAARGQGRSHAVRLAQEGADIIAVDLCDDVPGLPYAPATEEDLAETVAQVEALDRRIVASRTDVRDLAALQAAVDDGVAQLGRLDIVSANAGIGTQPHLTHELSEDLWRDMIDINLTGVWHTTKVAIPRMVEQGEGGSIVLTSSAAGLQAYQNIAHYVSAKHGVVGLMRTLALELAPHSIRVNSIHPTQVDTPMIQNEGTYRLFRPDLENPTRDDFVPASQAMNALPIPWVEPVDISNALLFLASDEARYITGVALPVDAGAVIK
- a CDS encoding mycofactocin-coupled SDR family oxidoreductase, giving the protein MGKLEGKVAFITGAARGQGRSHAVRLAQEGADIIAVDICKQIDSVSYPMSTPEDLAETVSEVEALDRRIVAAEADVRDRDGLQAAFDAGVAQLGGVDIVLANAGIAPMGVTVRPNEWDDVVAVNLTGVYNTVEVAKQSLIERGGGAIVLTSSTAGINGIGGSQPGGLGYTASKHGVVGLMRSYANVLAEHSIRVNTVHPTGVNTPMVVNDVMQEFLAQDPSLSNAMANALPVPMVEAVDISNAILWLVSDDARYVTGVTLPVDAGFTNKK
- a CDS encoding mycofactocin-coupled SDR family oxidoreductase, producing the protein MGRVEGKVAFITGAARGQGRSHAVRLAQEGADVIAIDLCGPVPGIGYPPATPEDLEQTVKDVEALDRRIVARQADVRDRDALKAAIDEGVAELGRLDVVVANAGICILAPWDEVTPEVFRDTLDINLTGVWNTVQLAAPHLVAAGGGSIVLTSSAAGLKGLPFLTPYVAAKHGVVGLMRAFAHELAEHHIRVNSVHPTGVDTPMGAGDGMAQIGAWLEQHPRLAGMFTNSLPVEITQPVDISNAVLFLASDEARYVTALTMTVDAGNTQY